A stretch of DNA from Deltaproteobacteria bacterium:
CCCTCTTCAATCCGGTCGAGTTCCCCTTCCATGTTGGCCGTAAACTCCACGTTGAGGAGGTCGGGAAAGCTTTCGACCAGCAGGCTGTTGACCAGGACCCCTAAGGGTGTGGGGTGAAAACGTTTTTCCCGCAATTCCACATATTTCCGGTCTTGAATGGTGCTCAAGATCGCGGCATAGGTGCTGGGACGCCCGATTCCCTGTTCCTCCAGATCCTTTACGAGCGTCGCCTCACTGTAACGGGGAGGCGGCTGGGTAAAGTGCTGCTTCGGATCGATCTTTTTGACGGTGAGGACCTCTTCTTCCTTGAGCGGCGGCAGGATCTTCTCCCCCTCGACGGCCTCCCCCTCTTCGGTACCTTCCAGATAGAGGGTCATGAATCCCTTGAAGCGGACCGTCGACCCGGTGCCGCGGAAAAGATAATCCCCCACTTCGATATCCACGGAAATCGTATCAAGGATGGCCGGGTTCATCTGACTTGCCACAAAACGATTCCAGATGAGCTGATAAAGCCGGAAGGCATCCCGCTCAAGATAAGACCGGACCTTTGCCGGTTCCCGCAAAGAGGAGGTCGGGCGGACCGCCTCATGGGCGTCCTGGGCTTTTTTCCCCCTGGCATAGACCCGGGGCTTTTCCGGCAGATAGTCCTTCCCGAATTTCTCCAGCACCAGCCCCCGCACCTCATCGACCGCTTCGTTGGATACCCGGGTGGAGTCGGTCCGCATGTAGGTGATAAGCCCCACACTTCCTTCCTCTCCGACGGCCATTCCTTCATAAAGTTTCTGGGCTATCATCATCGTCTTTTTCGCCGAAAATCCGAGCTTCCGGGAAGCATCCATCTGGAGCTTGCTGGTCGTGTAGGGGGCGACGGGATTGCGTTTCTTCTGCTTCTTTACAATCTTTACGACCCGGAATTCCCGGTCACGGATCGCCAGAAGGATTGCCTCACTCTCCTCCTGATTATGAATCTCCGCCTTTTTCCCCTTGATCTTGTGCAGTTTGGCCTCGAAAGGAGGCGGAGAGGCTCCTTCCAATTCCGCCGTAATTGACCAGTATTCCACAGGTTTGAAGGCCTGAACCTCGGCCTCCCGTTCACAGACCAATCGCACGGCCACGGACTGGACACGCCCGGCCGAAAGACCGCGCCGGACCTTGTCCCAGAGGAGAGGAGAAAGTTTATACCCCACAACACGATCCAGTATCCGGCGAGCCTGCTGGGCATTGACCCGATTTTCATCAATACGGCCCGGTTTCTTGAAGGCCTCCTGAATCGCCTTCTTGGTAATCTCGTTGAAGACCACCCGGTAGACCTCTTTGGCCCGATCCCCCAGGGCCTGAGCAAGATGCCAGGCAATCGCCTCCCCCTCCCGGTCGAAATCGGGGGCCAGGTAAACGGCATCCGCCGTCTTGGCGGCGCTCCGGATCTCACTTAAGACCTTCCCCTTCCCCCGGATGGTTACATACTTCGGCTCGAAGTCGTGTTCCACATCGACACCGAGTTCCTTCTTGGGCAGGTCGCGGACATGCCCCACAGAGGCAACGACCTTATAATTTTTTCCCAGAAACTTGTTGATCGTTTTCGCTTTCGAAGGTGACTCAACAATCACCAGTGATTTTGCCATCTGTTCCTCCATCGAAAATTCGCTTCAATTCTACTGTAAGAGCGCAACCGGACGCAAATGGACTGGTTTTGAATCTATTCCGGAATTATCTCCGGGTAAACAGTTTCCCCGGATGCTGACGGACCAATCCCTTGAGTTCCATCTTCATGAGTAATGAAGAAATCCTCGCAGCCGAATAAGGGGTCTTCCCCGCCAGAACGTCGAT
This window harbors:
- the topA gene encoding type I DNA topoisomerase, which produces MAKSLVIVESPSKAKTINKFLGKNYKVVASVGHVRDLPKKELGVDVEHDFEPKYVTIRGKGKVLSEIRSAAKTADAVYLAPDFDREGEAIAWHLAQALGDRAKEVYRVVFNEITKKAIQEAFKKPGRIDENRVNAQQARRILDRVVGYKLSPLLWDKVRRGLSAGRVQSVAVRLVCEREAEVQAFKPVEYWSITAELEGASPPPFEAKLHKIKGKKAEIHNQEESEAILLAIRDREFRVVKIVKKQKKRNPVAPYTTSKLQMDASRKLGFSAKKTMMIAQKLYEGMAVGEEGSVGLITYMRTDSTRVSNEAVDEVRGLVLEKFGKDYLPEKPRVYARGKKAQDAHEAVRPTSSLREPAKVRSYLERDAFRLYQLIWNRFVASQMNPAILDTISVDIEVGDYLFRGTGSTVRFKGFMTLYLEGTEEGEAVEGEKILPPLKEEEVLTVKKIDPKQHFTQPPPRYSEATLVKDLEEQGIGRPSTYAAILSTIQDRKYVELREKRFHPTPLGVLVNSLLVESFPDLLNVEFTANMEGELDRIEEGAADWKGTLKVFYEKFVADLEKAKVTMRDVKKDVEETNIDCEKCGAKMVVKWGYNGEFLACSTYPDCKNTKDFLRDDNGEIRMMDVEKTEEVCPKCGAEMVVKKGRFGKFLACTKYPDCKTTRRMVQDETGKIKAAEEETTDEVCEKCGSPMTVRHGRFGKFLGCSGYPKCKNIKPISIGVDCPEKGCDGFVVQKMFKGRTFYGCSNYPKCKFNSKQRPINEPCPDCGSPFLVERFRKEDEEYHKFIGCPVKECDYVREVREEVVVKSGG